The genomic DNA TCTTTGATGAACTGCACATTGCGCTTTACCGTCTGCATCTTTCTGCCGACGCCATAGCGGAGCCGCCAGCGCACTTCTTCCATTGTGTCCACAATGTTTGTAGGCAGCCAACCACCGGGTGGAATGTCTTCGCCATTTTCTGGTGTGTGGATCTTGCGAGGGGAAGTGGTGGGGCTGACTGCAgtaggggtggtgaagggggtctCTGGTGGGTAGAAGTCATCACTGAAACTGTCAAAGCTTTCATCATCCTTGCAGTGCGTTTCTTCAGTCAGACTTTGGTGCTCCTCGCTAATGGAGATGACTAGTGGTGTCAGAACCACCACCTTTTTCTTCCCAAAGCGCTTCTTGCCGGCCAGCACACTCATCTTGATGCCGCCAATCACCAGTCCCAAGAAGAAAAATCCTGCCGCTGTGAAACCTCCCATGATCATACTGCAACGAACACTGTCCACAACAAGACCACGATAGACTTGAACCTGATGCACAGCtgtgtcattgccaagaaagttAAAGGCTTTGCAAGTGATATTACCATTGAAATAACTGCGAAAGTTGGTGATGTGGAGTTTCTTGCCTTTACTCAGCACAGACACTGTGGAGACAAGGTCGATACCTATGCCTTTATATTTGCGCTGCTGTTGACAAGAGTGGCAGTCCTTTTCCAGCTGTGACCAGTGTGATGGGTCTGCAAAATGGTGGCCCCAGGGTGTTACCCACAACACTGCCGGATCAGGATTTCCTTCAACATCACAGAGGACCTCCACATTTGCTGTATAATTCACACTTTGACTAACAAATTGATGTGTAACATTTGGGGAGGTGCAGTTGATAAAATCTATATCAATGTCTGAAATTTGTTTGCCTTTGTGGACCAGAGGGGTGGAGCATgttgtttggttgatttttttcagTGTGATTGTGGTGCTGTTGAGGACTGTTCTTAGGCCTCTCAAGGCACAGGCACAGTGGAATGGATTGCCTGACACATCAAGGACTTTCAAACTGGGTATCTCAGCCACCACATCCACAGCAAATGACCGCAGCATATTGTTTCGCAGACTCAGAATATTCACTGCGCTGAGACTGACCAGACTACCTGGCATCAGATAGGACAAGTTGTTCTCATTTAACATCAGCTTCTGGAGGCTAGGAACTCTGCTGAAGGCATCAAAGGGGAAATACATGAGCTGGTTAAAATCTAGATTTAGCACCTCAAGATAAGGCAGATTTGCGAACACAAGCTTGGACACAGAAGTCAGGTTGTTATGGCTAAGGTCCAACATTTGCAAATAGTGCAAATCCTGGAATGCATCTGGTTGTATTTCCTGAATAATGTTGTGACTCAAATTCAACGCTTGTAGCCGCATCCCAAGAAACACGGCATTCTGAACTTCAAAAATCTTGTTTTCTGCCAAGCTGAGTTTATGCAAAGCTGGCAGCTGAGACAAAAAGCTTGGCAAAGATGTCTCAGCAGTGCGGATGTGGACAAGGGAGTTGCGACCAGCATTACTGGTTCTCAAAAACTCATTAAATACCAAAACACTTTGTTGAAACTGCAGGCTGGCATTGCAAGTTATCAGATCTGGACTGTCACACAAACATGAAGCAAAACATGGCAGTGGTTGAGCGTGACGAAAATCTAGCACCTGACAGAAGGAGTAGCTAACAAACAGTCCACACAGCAGCACCAAGGCACTCCACATTGCACTTTCCATCTTGTCTCACCTCCCTCTCGTATTACAACTCAGTTCACTGACATGCCATCAAAGTCTACAGCAGTGAACACCACCACAATCTGGTCAACATCAGCCACCTGATGGTTTGGTGGGGATGTCAGCTGACATCACTGCATCACCTGAAAACACACGCCATAAAAACTTTCAACAGAAAGTTCAAATTGAAATATACTGCAGTGCTGTTAATGTAAACATTAAATGATTACAAAGTTAATTACAAAGTTCTACAGTTTATTTTCCCATATGGACTTCatgataacatatatatatattgtttttgcttttgtttttattgtcatcctatttttcattgttattatagATGCAAGTTCTTGTTGTCTAATAAATTAATGCATTATCATTAATGATTTAGCTCATTATTATTTTGATAATGGTTTCCcaagaaataaaacttccatgtgttaggtctttgtcatcatcatcacacatacaccacacaaacatactgtatacagtgtattaaaaaaaaaaaccccactgaaaaTAGCATTGTTAAAATCAAGCTCCATGACACCTATGGACTATAAAAAATATATCTTTTCACATGAAGCTATTCTttaacaaagctgtttgcatgaatgtgatgtatggaaatgctccttcccccctcccctgcacccctccccctgcacccaaAAATGGAAAAAAGATTGCAACACTAACCTCTGTTAAATGGGTTATCAAaactaaaattttaaaaaattcaggCCTTAGCAGAACTAAAACAGCAGAAATGTCCTATGACTCCCTCCACTATTTCCAGATCTTCGATCTAAAAAAGTaagcagttaactctctccatacgaatggcgaaagagacgacgttaacagcgtttcaccacaattaccatcatcaaaatattgcaagcagaaggctcttatactgaagaggtgaatgttgacaaagaataccacaattctgacgacggaagctaaaggctgggtcattcagacacccactggacatccaaggggtctgtgtagaggagaagagaggactggccgtactgagtgaattaattgGGATGAGTATCACCCATGTTTGTTTTAAGTTTAACTAATTATCTAGAACCAATTGTCTCCTTTTTATACTTTTGCACTTTTaaagatgacaatgacaaaatgcTTTTAAAACCAACCCTCCCCTTTTCAGACTTCTgcgttttagtttcagtttcagcaaatGTTGACAAATTCAGGAAATGTATTCTCCAAATCTGTAAGTGTGAAGCAACAGGAATCTGTGATCATGTTAATGCGAAGCTCCGTTTTCAACAAAGTTTATAATCATCAAAACTGTGAAATTTCCTTGAAAAGAAGCTCGTCCTGACGTCAAACGATGGAGAAGAACAAAGTTCGAAAAACAAACTTCCTGTTCATCGAacagtgtgtgacagaatggATTTGGAAATCAAAACGGTGGTATCAATTGGACAGGTTATCTGACCCACTTCTGCATAACATCTAAATAATATTGCAAATGAAATAAATGCATATTTTCGCATGATTAGATCGATACGTATGTAAATCTTCAAGAATACTGAAAATCCAAACCTTTGTTAACGATTCAGTGCAGAACTGGCGGCCATCAAAATCAGCAGCTGTACTCTACttccgtttttttatttttaacttcCGGCTGTTCCATTGCCTTCACATACACCGTCGTCATTGTGTGTTTCGGTTTCTGTGGAAAATCCGCGATTGAGACACCTTTGAGTCATTCATCACGCAAGCTCTTGTTTCACAAATCTTTTGGATTTTCCTTATAGAAAACCATTTGAGCAGCGTTGTTGCTATAAATACTTAAAGGAGAACGTGGTTGACAGTTGCATAGAAATTACCACTGACGTCATTTCAGCTTCATTAACATACACAGTCTGCATCAGCCATATTTGTTGTTGCGGCGAGATAGTCTTCGGTACTGGAGACCATAAGGACCCGTACATATTTGTGTCGTTGAAAGCCGTCTCCTTCAAGATTGTTTGATTGGTTTCAAAAAGAAGATGAGGAGAATCGTTGCTTTGCTGGCCTTGGCCAGCACAGCTCTAGCGATGTCAGGTAAGTTATTTGATCTTGTTTCTGAACAGTAAGTAGACGGGTAGAATTCAGTCAAGACCAATTTTATACAGTTCAGATCTCAAAGCATTTTAAAAATAGGCCTATTATTGATCTTATCTATTCTCTAGCAATTATGGGAGTATGTTTACCATCACATGAATACGCAGTCAAATTATATGAGAAGACTGGCACGATTTCATCAGAGGAATCTCTGATTGTGCAGATCTGGAGAGGTCGGACTCGGAACACGACATAAATTCATGATTCACATCGACACATGATTTAGTCTGGATTCCTTACACATAATATGGCGGATAGGCAAATACCAATCTTAAATCTAGAATGACTAGGTCTGATCAAGATGTAGATAAAGACGTTCACTGTTCAGAAGTGTTCCACTTTTCGATCACATTTCAGATCAATTGTCTGGGGATTTGGATTGAACACAAGCAAAGCCAGTTTAAATTTTTATTAAGACAAGACAACAACTATGATTATAATCTTAGGATAAGGGCAGAATGGGATTAGCTTGAGACGtgaacatcctttttttttccatgccagCCAGCACTCCAGTCTATGTGGGGTCTTTGCCCACTCTTGTTGGCATCCCACATTATTGTGAAAAAGAAGCTCCCTGTTGTAGTGTTCACTTACACAGATTACATATATTCTTCGGAAATCAAAATGGTGACAAACTGTTACTAATCAATTTGATTTTATTATATAAGATCCAGagcctgagtttcagtttcaaggagtcaaAACCTGTAGACTATACACCACAACTGatgctattaaaaaaagaaagaaaaaaaagagaaaaagaggtgtGGATGCCTGACCTTGATCAAGTTGATGTAAACCCAAAGCACTGATCAGTTGAGAATGAATTAGTCACCACAGTGTAATGATGTTCTAAAACACAAAGTATCTCTAATTCAGACAAAAGTagtattttagaaaaaaaaaaattttcttctccATATTCTGCTCAGGACATCAGTGAGAATGACTGGAATGGGAAAATTCCAGAATATTTGAAGTGATTGTGCACGTATAACCCATCAGATAAAATTGGCAGTGACTGAAAACAGATCTTTTCTCTCAAGGCTTTCCGAAGCATGTCTGGTCATGGACACCACTTTTTATTACATTGTATACATTAATTTTGtgtgattcagattcagaaactTGTCCACTATAAAGTTCTGAAGTTAACAGTtaagagagaatatatatatatatatatatatatatattaatgacaAACTACCAGTAAAACATTAAAGTCTCTAATAGCACTATTCGATCATAAAAatattttatctttttctttttattacgtTAACAATTCCTTTGTTGGCAAGAAAAAAATTCTTCCCATTTGGTATATCTTATATTAGTTATAATTTCCTTTTTGTAATTCAGTATTGTGATCTGAACATAAGTTTTGGGTTGAACTCGGTAAAATGGTAACTTCAATTAGTTCAATcttttgtgttttgggttgtcATGGAAACAATGAAATTGAAAATGGCTTTCAGTCAAATGTTAGCCATGCACTATGCAGTTAACTATACAGATGCAATCTTTATTTCATCATGgggtttcctttttatttatcatAATGAAGTTCAGTTTAGAAATTTCAGTTGTTTTACATTTTAAAAAATTCAAAGAAATTTGAATAGTTcactagttgtgtgtgtgtttttcataacttttaattttatttgtttattgatctgGGCTTACAATGAGAATAACTTTTTAAAAACCCAGTAACACAATTAGAAATGACTATGTTGTAACCATTCTACCTTGATACATTAAATCTGCTGAGTAAAGTGTAAACCTAAAAGTGAAGAGAATAAGATCAAGGGTGATACATGTAGTAGATACTCCAGGTCCTGATTACCACTATGCCAGGATACATCTCATTTTGTAAGTTGTATCTGACCGATGTATCTTGTCAGCAGCATTTGGCCtaaaaaaagttattttaaaaAAGATTTTAGATTTTAATTTTCCTTATCCATTATAAAGGTAACGCAAATTCACATAATTTCAGCTGATTACAGTACCAGAGGCTAGGATTATTTTCACCACATAATCAATGGGTCATTTACAAATTAAACTGGTCAGCAAAAACAAACCTTGATTTCCACCCCATTAGGTCAccccacactaaaaaaaaatagtaaatcAGTTTGTACTTTGTCCATTTGGTTggtatatattattttattacaTATGAATCTCTAATGTCTGTCAGATTTGAAAGAGTTGAATAACAGTAATCAAGAACAGTGCTGCCAGGTTCCTCAAGTTCCATTTGAAATTTGATTCAGATGGCATGATGAGTGACCTTTTAAATTTAATCTAAATTTTTTAAAGCCTGTCGATATTTGAAAATCCAAACATTACTGATCTCTGGCTTATTGTGAATTTACACAGTTGTAGTCTAAGTTCAAATAATATTACTGATTTTCAGAAAAGTTACAAGGTTTAATCCATCCAGTCCAAtgtattttttggttgtttcACACCACACCATTTTTAAACAATAGAAAGACTGATATTCTTTGTTCTTGAACTATCATctggttaaagaagaagaaaaaaagaacaaacattcTCTTTTCAAACTATTCTGGTTTGTTTAAACAAAGAGGCtagtattatatatacatatatatatatatatatatatatgtatgtatgtatgtatagtaccATTAGTAGTAATTAGTGAAAGTATCCTTAGTCCTCTGCATCAAACATGTCCCTCATCAAAGTCTCTTGTCAAACATAAATGTGATATACCGGGTAATATACAGTTATTAGCAATGTCAGTCTTAGTTGTGCACCTGACATCATGTTCTTTCATCAGTCCCTcatgaaacaaataaaatgctGCTTGCAACTGAGTTACTAAAATAAATCTTAGTCCTCTGCATCAAAGATTAAAGCACTTGATTAGTAATTCTATCACTGATCACAGAAATCGGCAAAACACACCTCTGCTTTCATTATctcttttatatctttttttccaCACAACATTTACAGttgcaacaaaacacaatcaaaagaagaaagattggTCTTTATAATTATATTGATATATGAATCAGTTGAAAATTTGCATATAACAAATCCACAGAGCTTCATAGAAATAGTGTCAAATATTAGTATTGTGCACACTTGGTCTTTATTTTGATTTGAATCAATTGAAAAGATGCAATTAACAAATCCACAGAGCTTGATAATCATAGAAATAGTGTCAAATATTAGTGTTGTGCAGACTTGATGGTAGCACAGTGGAGTGGCTGCCAATTGTATCAGTCCCTCATCAAACAAGAACAAGATACAGTGATCAAATGAATAATTCACAAAGGTATATATTTTTACACACCTTGCAAAAGAGTGGCCTTTCGCCTTTGTATTGTGTCTTACAGAGCCCGACATCACCTTCCAGTCCCACATGCCATACTTTATCAGCTCTGCTCAGACTGCTGCCAGCTTCCCTTCTGTATAACTATAAGAAAATGGTAACACTGAGAGGCAGCAATATCAGCTCTGCTGCCAGCTTCCCTTCTGTATAAGAAAAGTTTTTTAAAATGGTAACATTGAGACAGCAGTGCTTGTTGTGGACCAAATAAATgtacaaattcacagaaaaatgatAATGTTAAGATTTCCCAAAGACATTGAGATAACTTTAAATCTGTGTTAATTAGATCTGTATtagttataaaaagaaatatctTAATTATGGATAATGTGCATAAATGTGGATAATTTAAACAAATgctgtttgattttttgtgtcTGTATTTAAGTTGTAAGGATATCGGCTTTGTTATGTTGTAGGTCTCATTTtgaaaaagtatgtgtgtgtgtgtgtgtgtgtgtgtgtttcactctgtgggtgtgcacacacacacacatatgatatatataatatatatacacattacaGTGCATATGTGTATTTTGTgacagtacatgtgtgtatgtcactatgtatGTAAGAGTTCCATGGGTTCACAGTGTcatgtgtgttactctgtgtgtgtgtgtgtgtgtgtgtgtgtgtttgaaaattgcAACTTGCATGAAGGACACAAAAACTTTAAAAAGAAGACCTGATCAAGTGTGCCACCTTTTCTGCCTTGTTATACACAGAAAGTTTTGAATAATTACTGAGTATGTATTGGATCCtttttcagcaaaaaaaaaaaaaaaaatgatatgaataGAGCATGGCTGATTGGTGATTTGAATTAAAATTGAAAATTACTCTGATTTGATGTATAAGCAATTTTGATTTGAAAGTTTTTATCAGTTCATTGTGGTAAAACTTTGTGacatttttctttccatttttttcacAGAACCAAATGCTCACAAGCCTCAGATAGTAGCTCACCTGTACAATGACTATGGGCGACCTGAGTTTCATGGAATCGTCCGTGAAGATGAAACTGAAGTCACCTTGCAGCACCCACTGACTGccactgacaatgatgatgttggtggtgcatgtaagttatgtgttttgttgtgttacaGTTGCCTTTTTTATTCTCTCTTGAAATTCAGTTTTATTTGAGTTTATTTTCAATTCAAATTAACTGCTGCAGTTTATCATTTTTATACAAAATGACCTTTAAAAAAGTATAATAATTAATAGCATGTATAATATTGAGTTGTTTGGCATTTTATTATGAAGAAAATACTATTTATGGTGTTTGCAGTTCGAAAAGATAGTTAAGTAATGCAATAAGACCGTCAAGCCTTTTACAGTTCTTTTACTAACATGACAGCTGTACTATTTCTGGGATATCGTGTTTAACACTCAAAGACTGATAATGTTTGAACTGCCATGACTGCATTGAACTGAAATTAAGTTACTGGTGGATTGGATCATGATGGAGAAATATTCAGTGCAGCATCCCCGCATGCCTCCATCTTCCCCCTTCTACCCTCTCCCCCATTATCCCTCCCACTTCCTGTTCACCACTGCCCCACACCCTCCCTGTCCACACTGGCAAATGTCAGACTTGTTGATTGAAACTGAACAGAAGTTAGAACTTTTGAAGTCTTGAAGATATTATGGCGGTAAGAAATAAAATTTGGCTCTTCCAAATTTTTCTAATACTACGACgagtatgatacacacacacatcagttgaaACATTTGTGTTGAACTTGAAGCCTACTGGTTGTTCCACCAGTTCTGGAGAGAAATCTTCTGTTTCAGCTTTCATCTGCGCTTTTAAAATCAAAGAGAACAAGAAACGCCCCAGAAAGTATGAGCTGCCCTTTGAGGTGCAGCTGAAAGAAGAGGGCAGTGGAGAAGGCGTGATCCGGGTCAAAGAGGGGATCCATCTGGACTATGAGAAACGCAATCATTACCGCTTCTACATTGTTGCAGAGGATTGCGGCTCTCCCCCCAAGGAGTCAGAAAGGTGGGTCTGTTGTTTGGAGGTCTGTTGAATGATTGATAATGCGCTTGGTAAAATTCATCAATCTGATTAAGAGAGTAGTGTTGATAGGTCTGTGTGCTATTGTTAGCCATGTATTGTATGATTGATTGTACCTTTACATTAGCATACTAGCCTAAAATTGTATTGTGTGATTATGTTACGATTCCAGTGTATGTGCTTAtgtatcatacatatatatagatgttTTTTCTGTGATAATTTGGAATAAACAGAAGAGAATTCATTCTTTCCACACTTAACAGTCACAGTGTGTAATTGTTGCAGATTAAactgtattttttttatcatgaacatcttattttatttacctTCCAAATCCACAAAATTTACTGAGTTGTTCCTGACTTGAgttgttcatgttttttgtgGATTTTCCCCCATAATATATGGTTTAATTGTGGTTTAAGACAGCGTGACATATGTTATCTTCTTCACTCAAAAGAACATTATACTATTGACATTTTTAATGTATACCATTATTCTAAAGAGGTACCaaataaacagaataaaaatTTCAGTCAGTAAAATTATTTACTACTTTTTCATCAGCCATTTTGTTTGAAAATTCTGTAACTGTTGGATCCATTCTGCATGTAATAGTTACTTTTGTTACTGGTAACACCTCTTCCCCTGACACTCCGCCTGCCTCACCTCTCCCCAatgcccaccccaccactcctcttgtgtttcagtttcatttgtttttacttttgaaaagcagaaaatatatgtgagtcatgaaggctttaCCTCTTGTTAATATGATGAAGCCCATTACTAGCATACTGTTTtggtgagaaaaaagaaaattggcAGGCTGCCAGTTCTTAACACATACCACTGTAATGTTTTCTAGTCGGTCATTATTGCTGCCATTTAATCCTTTCACTTTCTAGCAGGGATATATCTGCACTTTAGGGTGGTGAGTGTTTCTGTACAGTGTTTGTGTTATGAGCAACATGATagttaacccttttgctgccaggaaaagatttaagtgaaatctgtttgccagggtttttttttccacaaaaattctgtgctctttattattggagaaagacccataaaagtttatattttctgaaagataaatgaataaagaatacaaaacacatgatgttttcccattttatatattttcgctgacttgctgttgttttgaaatcagtgttttgttttttgtcacatattcaacttgttcattagaaacattagtcaggtaatttgcactaaaatatcatattttctggacaaatggataatatctgcacacacaaattatactagaagtagaacagtatcagtagctcaaggaggcatcactgcattcggacaaatccatatacgctacaccacatctgccaagcagatgcctgaccagcagcgtaacccaacgcgcttagtcaggccttgagggaaaaaaaagaaagaaaaaataatagatagataaatacataaaaaagaactactactactaataataataataattataaggcgcaaaaaatttGATGAATTCAACTATAAgagtacaaaaaacaaacaaaaaacagccacaataacaacaacaacaaaaaaaggagagggaTACACAATGCGTCgtaacttctccaagtgataatatggatgtggggccatgtcccctcagtctccacccctctcttcttcacccctctcacatggtcacatcatccagttctcatcagaccgcgctggctgagtgccaagaaaatcacttacactgtgtcctgctaataattcggtcactttctaTCAGCTGTTacagctgtacagccggcatcactcactgatagtcatatcttggccagtctcttgattgctccttttattttctgtcaaatcatcctataaatgttcatcactcgacactgtcttctcctttgaatttatgctttaattctttctgagcattagctaaagaaagcaatcttggttgattttaGTGCGCCAtgatcacatgtcttgagcaaggtgtccgacattttgttgagcaagcgaggagaggagccgggcaaacgttcaaataaatgactgcctcatgatgtagatggggtttctagttatgaatagaatctagaaagattgcccaagctaaagctacaacgtaatgcaaaccagggaaaagtcagaatatttcagtgatgagttatctcgtcattgtggcatcgaagcatacatgcttgcgctgacgagttatctcatcatataggcagcctaggggttaaggaaAACATCATTGGTCTTGGTTGTTGTGTCATATACATTTGCAAATATTTTAGCACCATTTTCACCTGTAAGcagactcccccacccc from Babylonia areolata isolate BAREFJ2019XMU chromosome 11, ASM4173473v1, whole genome shotgun sequence includes the following:
- the LOC143287513 gene encoding uncharacterized protein LOC143287513; translation: MESAMWSALVLLCGLFVSYSFCQVLDFRHAQPLPCFASCLCDSPDLITCNASLQFQQSVLVFNEFLRTSNAGRNSLVHIRTAETSLPSFLSQLPALHKLSLAENKIFEVQNAVFLGMRLQALNLSHNIIQEIQPDAFQDLHYLQMLDLSHNNLTSVSKLVFANLPYLEVLNLDFNQLMYFPFDAFSRVPSLQKLMLNENNLSYLMPGSLVSLSAVNILSLRNNMLRSFAVDVVAEIPSLKVLDVSGNPFHCACALRGLRTVLNSTTITLKKINQTTCSTPLVHKGKQISDIDIDFINCTSPNVTHQFVSQSVNYTANVEVLCDVEGNPDPAVLWVTPWGHHFADPSHWSQLEKDCHSCQQQRKYKGIGIDLVSTVSVLSKGKKLHITNFRSYFNGNITCKAFNFLGNDTAVHQVQVYRGLVVDSVRCSMIMGGFTAAGFFFLGLVIGGIKMSVLAGKKRFGKKKVVVLTPLVISISEEHQSLTEETHCKDDESFDSFSDDFYPPETPFTTPTAVSPTTSPRKIHTPENGEDIPPGGWLPTNIVDTMEEVRWRLRYGVGRKMQTVKRNVQFIKESGIRNVQSIKESGSVYVHNIMESGSTAANKVKAGVVMGMETVKYHVQSIKEFCGTGDMGTQTISMISVETNLDTNETREVVKSITIV